A section of the Flavobacterium ardleyense genome encodes:
- the rseP gene encoding RIP metalloprotease RseP — protein sequence MEILIKLAQFLLSLSLLIVLHELGHFIPAKLFKTRVEKFYLFFDVKFSLIKKKIGDTEYGIGWLPLGGYVKIAGMIDESMDKEQMALPPQPWEFRSKPAWQRLIIMLGGVTVNFVLAFIIYIAMAFVYGDLYIANKDLNDGVWITNPVVEKMGLHTGDKIISVDGTEVNQFHQLNEKIIMGREIVVDRQGEQKTIVMPINFIDQLMQGKKVSVVELRVPFIINGLLENSPNSNALKLGDQILSINGVATPYVDQVMTQIKTVKGQTVPAVVKRDNKSTEINLTINQEGLLGAIYIPRMKYADLEKQGLYKVNRAEFGILESIPFGIEKGKNQLFGYGKQLKMIANPETGAYKGVGGFKAIYDIFPPVWNWEIFWTITALLSIMLGVMNLLPIPALDGGHVMFLLYEIITRRKPSDKFMEYAQLAGFLLLITLVLLANGNDVYKAIIGN from the coding sequence ATGGAAATACTTATTAAATTAGCTCAGTTTCTGCTGAGTTTATCGTTACTGATTGTACTTCACGAACTTGGCCATTTTATTCCTGCTAAATTATTCAAGACTAGAGTCGAAAAGTTCTACTTATTTTTTGATGTGAAATTTTCTTTAATCAAGAAGAAAATCGGAGATACAGAATATGGTATTGGGTGGTTACCACTCGGAGGTTACGTCAAAATCGCCGGAATGATTGACGAAAGTATGGACAAAGAGCAGATGGCTTTACCTCCACAACCATGGGAATTTAGATCAAAACCAGCTTGGCAACGACTTATCATTATGCTGGGTGGTGTTACCGTAAACTTCGTATTGGCATTTATCATTTACATTGCGATGGCGTTTGTATACGGTGATTTATATATCGCAAACAAAGATTTAAATGACGGAGTATGGATTACAAATCCGGTGGTCGAGAAAATGGGCTTGCATACCGGAGATAAAATCATATCTGTTGATGGGACAGAAGTCAATCAATTTCACCAATTGAATGAAAAGATTATAATGGGAAGAGAAATCGTCGTTGACCGTCAAGGCGAGCAAAAAACCATTGTAATGCCTATTAACTTTATCGATCAGTTAATGCAAGGCAAAAAAGTTTCGGTTGTAGAGCTTCGAGTTCCATTTATCATCAATGGACTTTTAGAAAATTCTCCAAATTCAAATGCATTAAAACTTGGCGACCAAATATTATCTATAAATGGAGTTGCAACACCCTATGTAGACCAAGTTATGACTCAAATCAAAACAGTTAAAGGGCAAACCGTTCCGGCAGTTGTAAAACGAGATAACAAGTCGACTGAAATCAATTTGACAATCAATCAGGAAGGCTTGCTTGGCGCAATCTATATACCGAGAATGAAATATGCCGATTTAGAAAAACAAGGATTATACAAAGTAAACCGTGCTGAATTCGGAATCTTAGAATCTATTCCTTTCGGAATAGAAAAAGGAAAGAATCAACTCTTCGGATATGGAAAACAACTCAAAATGATTGCTAATCCAGAGACCGGAGCTTATAAAGGTGTTGGAGGATTTAAAGCGATTTACGACATTTTCCCTCCCGTTTGGAACTGGGAAATCTTTTGGACCATCACCGCTTTGCTATCAATAATGCTTGGAGTTATGAACTTATTGCCAATTCCAGCACTTGATGGAGGTCATGTAATGTTTTTATTATACGAAATAATTACCCGCAGAAAACCGAGTGATAAATTCATGGAATATGCGCAATTAGCAGGGTTTCTGTTACTTATAACTTTGGTTTTGTTGGCCAATGGTAATGACGTTTACAAGGCAATTATAGGCAACTAA
- a CDS encoding M1 family aminopeptidase produces MKIKLLLACLLPMLSCLAQVPYREASIAESEMKSKSKIMNIVSNANTANYDMTYQKLEFTVNPLVYAPYISGKVTSTFTALSNMNTVTFDLAKALNVSSVKRNNQPLTYTQNTSNELVINLGTAVAAGTSATVEIIYAGNAPQGQEAFTRDTHNGSPIIYTLSEPFGSSDWWPCKEDLTDKIDSIDVYITAPTQFVSVSNGLEISQTINGNSKTTHFKHNYPIPAYLVAIAVTDYVIIEQEAGTSPNNFPIINYIYPESVDFVEDQLEVTLPIMNLFESLFQTYPFSTEKYGHAEFEFGGGMEHTTVSFMGGFSRGLIAHELAHQWFGDKVTCGTWQDIWLNEGFAVYLSGLVIEDQDGDSAYRYYKQNEIDYITYYPGGALYLTPEEAQNSDRIFSSRLTYAKGGMVVNMLRLKLGQEAFLLGVNNYLNDPAIAYKTAVTAQLQAHLETASGMDLSEFFNDWVYNQGYPSYTVSAYNDVLGKVKVRINQTQSHPSVNFFEMPVPVRLKGNNGQQLDVVLDNTFNGEYFIVDCPFTLTNIEFDPNRDIISADNSATLDVQKFNEITGVKLYPNPAANILYSSLENNAEIQKATFRNALGQVVMRSTNENSWNISALASGVHFITIETTQGTATLKFVKQ; encoded by the coding sequence ATGAAAATAAAGTTACTTCTTGCCTGCTTACTACCGATGTTATCATGCCTTGCACAAGTTCCGTACAGAGAAGCTTCAATTGCCGAATCGGAAATGAAATCAAAAAGCAAAATCATGAATATTGTCAGCAATGCCAATACCGCCAATTACGATATGACCTATCAAAAATTAGAATTTACGGTCAACCCATTAGTCTACGCACCTTATATCAGCGGAAAAGTAACATCAACTTTTACTGCTTTATCAAATATGAATACCGTTACTTTTGATTTGGCGAAAGCTTTAAATGTAAGCAGCGTAAAAAGAAATAACCAACCACTTACATACACTCAAAACACCTCAAATGAGCTGGTGATAAACCTCGGTACTGCAGTTGCTGCAGGAACAAGTGCCACTGTCGAAATTATCTATGCAGGAAATGCTCCCCAAGGTCAGGAAGCTTTTACTAGAGATACACATAATGGATCGCCAATAATTTACACACTTTCAGAGCCATTTGGTTCGAGCGATTGGTGGCCATGTAAAGAAGATCTAACCGATAAAATTGATTCAATCGATGTTTATATTACTGCTCCAACACAATTTGTGAGTGTATCAAACGGATTAGAAATTAGCCAAACTATCAATGGCAACAGCAAAACAACGCACTTTAAACATAACTATCCAATACCCGCATATCTAGTTGCAATCGCAGTTACTGATTATGTAATTATAGAGCAAGAAGCCGGCACCTCTCCAAATAATTTTCCAATTATAAATTATATATATCCTGAATCTGTAGATTTTGTAGAAGACCAATTGGAAGTAACACTTCCGATAATGAATTTATTCGAATCACTATTTCAAACATATCCATTCTCTACAGAGAAATATGGTCACGCAGAGTTTGAATTTGGAGGAGGGATGGAACACACAACCGTTTCTTTCATGGGCGGCTTCAGCCGCGGACTTATTGCACATGAATTGGCACATCAGTGGTTTGGCGATAAAGTAACATGTGGTACTTGGCAAGATATCTGGCTTAACGAAGGTTTTGCAGTGTATCTTTCTGGACTTGTTATTGAAGATCAGGATGGAGATTCAGCCTACAGATACTACAAGCAAAACGAAATTGATTATATCACTTATTACCCAGGTGGCGCATTATATTTAACACCTGAAGAAGCGCAAAATTCTGATAGAATATTTAGCAGTCGCTTAACTTATGCCAAAGGTGGGATGGTAGTAAATATGTTGCGATTAAAGCTAGGACAGGAAGCTTTTCTTCTTGGTGTAAATAATTATCTTAATGATCCAGCAATCGCATATAAGACTGCAGTAACTGCTCAGCTACAAGCACATCTAGAAACTGCAAGCGGAATGGACCTTAGCGAATTTTTTAATGACTGGGTTTACAATCAAGGATATCCAAGCTATACCGTTTCGGCCTATAACGATGTCCTGGGAAAAGTAAAGGTTAGAATCAACCAAACCCAATCGCATCCATCCGTCAACTTTTTCGAAATGCCTGTACCAGTACGTCTAAAAGGAAATAATGGGCAACAATTAGATGTTGTTTTAGACAACACTTTTAATGGAGAATATTTTATTGTTGATTGCCCTTTTACACTTACAAATATTGAATTCGACCCAAATCGCGATATTATTTCTGCTGACAATTCGGCAACTTTGGATGTCCAAAAGTTTAATGAAATTACAGGAGTAAAATTATACCCAAATCCTGCAGCAAATATTTTGTATTCGTCCCTTGAAAATAATGCGGAAATTCAAAAAGCAACTTTTAGAAATGCGCTCGGACAAGTTGTAATGCGAAGCACGAATGAGAATAGTTGGAATATTTCTGCACTTGCTTCGGGAGTTCATTTTATTACAATTGAAACTACTCAAGGTACTGCAACTTTAAAATTTGTAAAACAATAA
- the serS gene encoding serine--tRNA ligase, with protein sequence MLQTAFIRENKEQVIKALAKRHIDATATVTRIIELDEKRRSTQVELDTVLAESNLLSKDIGAMMKSGEKAKAEILKAKTVQLRDRSKELSLISEEVAAELQQELYTLPNLPADIVPEGNSAEENLSVFEAGEIPKLHEGAMPHWELVKKYDIIDFELGTKIAGAGFPVYKGKGAKLQRALINYFLDKNTEAGYKEMQVPHVVNEASGYGTGQLPDKEGQMYHIGIDDLYLIPTAEVPVTNIFRDTIIAEAELPVLCTAYTPCFRREAGSYGAHVRGLNRLHQFDKVEIVRVEHPDNSYKALDGMVEHVKGILDELKLPYRILRLCGGDMGFTAALTYDFEVFSTAQDRWLEISSVSNFETFQANRLKLRFRDKDGKNQLAHTLNGSSLALPRVLAGILENYQTADGIVIPEVLRPYTGFDIIN encoded by the coding sequence ATGTTACAGACCGCGTTTATCAGAGAAAACAAAGAGCAGGTAATTAAGGCTTTGGCCAAAAGACATATCGATGCTACTGCCACAGTGACAAGGATTATTGAGCTTGATGAAAAACGTAGAAGTACGCAAGTGGAGCTTGATACTGTACTAGCCGAATCTAATTTGCTTTCCAAAGATATTGGCGCAATGATGAAATCTGGCGAAAAAGCTAAAGCCGAAATATTAAAGGCCAAAACAGTTCAACTGCGTGATAGAAGTAAAGAGCTGTCGCTAATAAGCGAGGAAGTAGCAGCTGAATTACAACAAGAATTATATACTCTTCCAAATTTACCCGCAGATATTGTACCTGAAGGAAATTCGGCCGAAGAAAATCTTTCTGTTTTTGAAGCAGGAGAAATTCCAAAGCTTCATGAAGGCGCAATGCCTCACTGGGAATTAGTAAAGAAATACGATATCATTGATTTTGAACTAGGGACAAAAATTGCTGGAGCAGGATTTCCTGTCTATAAGGGGAAAGGTGCGAAATTACAACGCGCACTTATCAACTACTTTTTAGACAAAAATACCGAAGCCGGTTACAAAGAAATGCAAGTGCCTCACGTGGTAAACGAAGCTTCTGGTTACGGGACTGGACAATTGCCAGATAAAGAAGGACAGATGTACCACATTGGTATTGATGATTTATATTTAATTCCTACTGCCGAAGTTCCGGTGACAAATATCTTTCGCGATACGATCATTGCCGAAGCTGAACTTCCTGTTTTATGTACTGCATACACGCCTTGTTTCCGAAGGGAAGCGGGATCTTATGGAGCGCACGTCCGTGGGTTGAATAGGCTTCACCAATTTGATAAAGTAGAAATAGTTCGTGTCGAACATCCGGACAATTCTTACAAAGCACTTGACGGAATGGTGGAACATGTAAAAGGAATTTTGGACGAACTGAAATTGCCATACCGAATTTTACGTCTCTGTGGTGGTGATATGGGTTTCACAGCAGCTCTTACTTATGATTTTGAGGTGTTCTCGACTGCGCAAGATCGTTGGTTGGAAATTAGCTCAGTGTCTAACTTTGAAACTTTTCAGGCAAATCGTTTGAAATTAAGATTTAGAGATAAAGACGGGAAAAATCAGTTAGCACATACACTCAACGGAAGTTCATTAGCTTTGCCGCGAGTATTGGCTGGAATTCTTGAGAATTATCAGACTGCCGATGGGATTGTAATTCCAGAAGTATTAAGGCCTTACACTGGTTTTGATATTATAAATTAG
- a CDS encoding ABC transporter permease/M1 family aminopeptidase: MFKTIFSFELKRWFKNPSLYIYFALFFAISFLFAAVIFGFFDSITASGSSNAYANSPVALNSFINGLNYLIYFLLPIVIGSSIYRDFRYNMHTILFSYPFSKMDYIAGKFLSSLLVVIIITLSIVLGIIVASVLPLANQAVVAPFDIMAYVQIYAIYVIPNLFFFGVIVFALVTLTRNISVGFIGVIVLILLKVVVSSFTSNIDNRYQVALWEPFGEEAAEYYTKYWTIAEQNVNMLPFEGVIIYNRLLWLGISIAVFMLVYTLFSFSQTGIIISRTKKKERLIKNNFGGIVRIVLPKVNYDYSTWQNIKTTFSLSRYDFSYIVRNWTFITISFVGLLVLILMSATAGEIFGTSTYPVTWQMLTLPGTFFSFFINILTFLFAGMLIHRADLARMKHLVDVTPIPNWVLLLSKFIALLKMQLCLLLLIVIAGVAIQAHHEYYNFELGLYFYELYALKFINFVIWALLALFVHTLFKNYLLGFFVLLLLSIAIQFLPMIGVEQKIFIFNSDTRYSYSDMNGFGSSLPLYFLYKFYWLLFGLFLYGLSLLLWKRGVGGNSADNWSNFKSRFKPSVYIPMAIVLIAFVGLGFTFYYQDNVVNTFFSSKDVEKQRAEYEKKYKQYENYAQPRIVNIKIDMDIFPKERNLAVNGTFVLKNKTAEAIDSLFVSYQDYETAITFDKAAKLVSNDTLFRFSIYKFDTPLAAGDSLIMNFKLKNKKNTIFTDNSPVLANGTFINNAHFPSIGYSDQQELTDNDVRKKYGLGDKERMAATDDLKARQNNYISGDADWLDFETTVSTEKGQIAIAPGNLVKRWEKDGRDYFHYKMKGQMLNFYAYQSADYQVKTDTYKGVAIEIYYDQKHLYNVDRMISSLKKSLDYYTTNFSPYQHDQIRIIEFPRTAGSFAQAFANTIPFSEGIGFIANVDEENDDAVDYPFAVTAHEMAHQWWAHQVIGANVQGATLLSESLSEYSSLMVLQKEYGKGQMRKFLKDALDSYLMGRSVEGKKEKPLMYNENQQYIHYNKGSLVLYALSDYIGEKNMNAALSKYIADVAYQQPPYTNSIEFVKYLNAATPDSLKYLIPDMFETITLYENRIKDAKVEELPNGKFKVTIDTESSKYRSDEKGKRIYDNGNGKTIYTKTRSGNEDVRSIPLADYIEIGVFSESNAGSSTNEEQLYLEKRKVTKIDNRYIIIVDKKPTEVGIDPYNKLIDANSGDNRRRL, encoded by the coding sequence ATGTTTAAAACCATATTTTCTTTCGAACTAAAAAGATGGTTTAAAAATCCGTCTCTCTATATTTATTTTGCATTGTTTTTTGCAATTTCATTCCTATTTGCCGCAGTTATTTTTGGTTTTTTCGATAGTATAACTGCTTCTGGAAGTTCAAATGCCTACGCAAATTCGCCAGTTGCACTAAATAGCTTTATCAATGGACTCAATTATTTAATCTATTTTCTACTGCCAATAGTAATCGGATCTTCGATTTACCGAGATTTCCGCTACAATATGCATACAATTTTGTTTTCGTATCCATTTAGTAAAATGGACTACATCGCAGGAAAATTTTTAAGTTCATTGCTCGTTGTAATTATTATTACTCTTTCTATAGTCCTCGGAATTATTGTGGCCTCGGTCTTGCCACTTGCCAATCAAGCCGTTGTGGCTCCCTTTGATATAATGGCCTATGTCCAAATTTATGCGATATACGTCATTCCAAATCTATTCTTCTTTGGAGTGATAGTTTTTGCGTTAGTCACGCTTACGCGAAATATATCCGTGGGGTTTATTGGGGTAATCGTTTTAATACTACTTAAGGTCGTTGTGTCAAGTTTTACAAGCAATATTGATAATAGATATCAAGTAGCACTTTGGGAACCTTTTGGCGAGGAAGCTGCAGAATATTACACTAAATATTGGACTATTGCGGAGCAAAATGTAAATATGTTGCCATTTGAAGGTGTCATTATCTATAATAGACTGCTGTGGCTAGGGATATCAATCGCGGTTTTTATGCTGGTTTACACTTTGTTTTCGTTCAGTCAAACTGGTATTATCATTAGCCGAACTAAGAAAAAAGAACGTCTAATCAAGAATAATTTCGGTGGAATTGTTCGCATAGTTTTGCCAAAAGTAAACTATGATTATTCTACCTGGCAAAATATTAAAACGACCTTTAGCCTCTCGAGGTACGACTTTAGTTATATTGTACGCAATTGGACATTTATAACTATTTCATTCGTCGGACTTTTGGTACTGATCTTAATGTCGGCCACCGCAGGAGAAATATTTGGCACAAGTACATACCCAGTCACGTGGCAAATGTTAACTTTACCGGGTACTTTCTTTAGTTTCTTCATCAATATTCTAACTTTCTTATTTGCAGGAATGTTGATTCATCGCGCAGATTTGGCTCGAATGAAACATTTGGTAGATGTAACGCCAATCCCAAATTGGGTGCTGCTTCTATCAAAGTTTATCGCGCTACTAAAAATGCAGCTATGTCTGCTATTGCTAATTGTAATTGCAGGTGTGGCAATTCAAGCCCACCACGAATATTATAATTTTGAACTTGGCCTGTACTTTTATGAGTTGTATGCATTAAAATTTATCAACTTCGTAATATGGGCTTTATTGGCACTGTTTGTACATACATTGTTCAAAAATTATTTGCTAGGATTCTTTGTGTTGCTGTTGCTTTCAATCGCGATTCAGTTTTTACCAATGATAGGAGTAGAGCAGAAAATCTTTATTTTTAATTCGGATACACGATACAGTTATTCAGATATGAACGGATTTGGCTCGTCACTTCCACTGTATTTTTTGTACAAATTTTATTGGTTACTTTTTGGATTATTTTTGTACGGCCTATCGCTTTTATTATGGAAACGCGGAGTCGGCGGAAATTCAGCAGACAATTGGTCAAACTTTAAAAGCAGGTTTAAGCCGTCTGTATATATTCCGATGGCAATCGTTTTAATAGCTTTCGTAGGATTAGGATTTACCTTTTATTATCAGGACAATGTTGTCAACACTTTCTTTAGCAGTAAAGATGTAGAAAAACAGCGTGCCGAATATGAAAAAAAGTATAAACAATACGAAAATTATGCGCAACCCCGAATTGTGAATATCAAAATTGATATGGACATTTTTCCCAAAGAGAGAAACCTTGCAGTCAATGGAACATTTGTCTTAAAGAATAAAACTGCAGAAGCAATCGATTCGCTATTTGTAAGCTATCAAGATTACGAAACAGCGATTACATTTGATAAAGCTGCCAAATTAGTTTCAAACGATACTCTATTTAGATTTAGTATTTACAAATTCGACACACCATTAGCCGCTGGAGATTCGCTAATTATGAATTTCAAGTTAAAAAATAAAAAGAATACTATTTTCACTGATAATTCGCCAGTGCTTGCCAACGGAACATTTATTAATAATGCACATTTTCCTTCGATTGGATATTCAGATCAGCAAGAGCTAACTGACAATGATGTTCGTAAAAAGTACGGACTTGGGGACAAAGAACGAATGGCAGCAACTGATGATCTAAAGGCGCGTCAAAATAATTATATCTCTGGCGACGCCGATTGGCTAGATTTTGAAACTACGGTCAGCACAGAAAAAGGTCAAATTGCCATCGCACCTGGAAATCTTGTGAAGCGATGGGAAAAAGACGGTCGAGATTATTTTCATTATAAAATGAAAGGTCAAATGCTAAATTTCTATGCTTATCAATCGGCCGACTATCAAGTAAAGACTGATACTTACAAAGGTGTTGCGATCGAAATCTATTACGATCAAAAGCATTTGTATAATGTGGATCGAATGATTAGCTCACTAAAGAAATCATTGGATTATTACACGACAAATTTTAGTCCGTACCAGCATGATCAAATTAGAATTATCGAGTTTCCTCGTACTGCCGGAAGTTTTGCGCAGGCATTTGCCAATACAATTCCATTTTCTGAAGGGATAGGATTTATTGCCAATGTAGACGAAGAGAACGACGATGCTGTAGATTACCCATTTGCGGTCACCGCACATGAGATGGCGCATCAATGGTGGGCACATCAAGTAATTGGTGCTAACGTACAGGGAGCGACCTTGCTGTCTGAGAGTTTGTCCGAATATAGTTCGCTGATGGTTTTGCAAAAGGAGTATGGAAAAGGACAGATGCGAAAATTCCTTAAGGATGCTTTGGATTCCTACTTAATGGGCAGAAGTGTTGAGGGCAAAAAAGAGAAGCCGTTAATGTACAACGAAAACCAGCAGTATATTCATTATAACAAAGGTTCTCTAGTTCTTTATGCGCTTAGCGATTATATTGGCGAGAAGAATATGAATGCCGCTTTGAGCAAGTATATTGCCGACGTCGCTTATCAGCAACCACCTTATACCAATTCTATTGAGTTTGTAAAGTATCTGAATGCTGCCACTCCAGATTCGTTAAAGTATCTAATTCCAGATATGTTTGAAACTATAACACTCTACGAAAACCGTATTAAAGATGCGAAAGTTGAAGAATTGCCTAATGGTAAATTCAAAGTGACTATTGACACCGAGAGCAGTAAATACCGCTCGGACGAGAAAGGAAAGCGTATTTACGATAATGGAAATGGAAAAACCATTTATACAAAAACGCGCAGTGGTAATGAAGATGTCAGATCTATTCCGCTGGCAGATTACATCGAAATCGGAGTTTTCTCTGAATCAAATGCAGGTTCAAGTACCAACGAAGAGCAGCTCTATTTAGAAAAGCGTAAGGTTACAAAAATCGATAATCGATACATTATTATCGTGGACAAGAAACCAACCGAAGTTGGAATTGATCCTTATAATAAGTTGATTGATGCCAATTCTGGAGATAATAGACGTAGATTGTAG
- a CDS encoding GIY-YIG nuclease family protein, with product MDCVYILHSLHLDRFYVGYSSDLYSRLEYHKKSASDKFTAKANDWNIFLIIA from the coding sequence ATGGATTGTGTTTACATACTTCATTCACTTCATTTAGATAGGTTCTATGTTGGCTATTCTTCTGATTTGTATTCCCGCTTAGAATATCATAAAAAATCAGCTTCCGATAAATTCACCGCTAAAGCTAATGACTGGAATATTTTTCTAATTATTGCGTAA
- a CDS encoding GIY-YIG nuclease family protein — protein sequence MDCVYILHSLHLDRFNVGYSSDLNSRLEYHKKSASDKFTAKANDWIVFLIIDCVSKEQGLQIERHIKNMKSKIYIQNLLKYPEMILKLKEKYG from the coding sequence ATGGATTGTGTTTACATACTTCATTCACTTCATTTAGATAGGTTCAATGTTGGCTATTCTTCTGATTTGAATTCTCGATTAGAATATCACAAAAAATCAGCTTCCGATAAATTCACCGCTAAAGCAAATGACTGGATTGTTTTTCTAATTATTGATTGCGTAAGTAAAGAGCAAGGTTTACAAATTGAAAGACACATTAAGAATATGAAAAGCAAAATATACATACAGAATCTTTTAAAATACCCCGAGATGATTTTAAAATTAAAGGAAAAATATGGTTAA
- the lepA gene encoding translation elongation factor 4, translated as MKHIRNFCIIAHIDHGKSTLADRLLGATQTVTARQEKAQLLDSMDLERERGITIKSHAIQMEYTYQGQEYILNLIDTPGHVDFSYEVSRSIAACEGALLIVDAAQSIQAQTISNLYLALENDLEIIPILNKVDLPSANPEEVSDDIVDLLGCNINEIIHASGKTGLGVEEILAAIIERIPPPKGNKDEPLQALIFDSVYNPFRGIEVIFRVKNGEIKKGQKIKFMATGNEYFADEIGTLKLNQVPKSVISAGDVGYLISGIKEAREVKVGDTLTDAKTPTTNMITGFEDVKPMVFAGIYPVDTEDYEELRNSMEKLQLNDASLVFLPESSAALGFGFRCGFLGMLHMEIIQERLEREFNMTVITTVPNVSYLAYTKKDPEVGMVVNNPSDLPEPSRLDHVEEPYIKATIITKADFVGNVMSLCIEKRGVITNQTYLTTERVELTFDMPLAEIVFDFYDRLKTVSKGYASFDYTPIGMRTSNLVKVDILLNATIVDALSSLIHVDNAHQIGKKMCEKLKELIPRQQFDIPIQAAIGVKVIARETIKALRKDVTAKCYGGDISRKRKLLEKQKKGKKRMRQVGNVEIPQEAFMAVLKLND; from the coding sequence ATGAAACATATAAGAAATTTTTGCATTATTGCGCATATTGACCACGGAAAAAGCACGCTTGCTGACCGATTGCTTGGGGCAACTCAAACGGTGACGGCGCGACAAGAAAAGGCGCAATTGCTAGATAGTATGGACCTTGAGCGTGAAAGAGGAATTACCATAAAAAGTCACGCGATACAGATGGAATATACCTATCAAGGACAGGAATATATCCTGAATTTGATTGACACTCCTGGACACGTAGATTTTTCTTACGAGGTTTCGCGATCAATTGCCGCTTGTGAAGGTGCACTTTTGATTGTTGATGCTGCACAAAGTATTCAGGCGCAAACGATTTCGAACCTTTATTTGGCATTGGAAAATGATCTTGAGATTATTCCGATTTTGAATAAGGTAGATTTGCCAAGTGCGAATCCTGAAGAAGTAAGCGACGATATTGTGGACCTTTTGGGTTGTAATATCAATGAAATCATTCACGCTTCGGGGAAAACAGGACTTGGAGTAGAAGAAATTTTAGCGGCAATTATTGAAAGAATTCCCCCGCCAAAAGGAAATAAAGATGAGCCGTTACAAGCTTTAATTTTTGACTCTGTATACAATCCTTTTCGAGGAATTGAAGTTATTTTCCGAGTGAAAAATGGGGAAATTAAGAAAGGTCAGAAAATTAAATTTATGGCCACTGGAAATGAATATTTCGCTGACGAAATTGGAACTTTAAAGTTAAATCAAGTTCCGAAAAGTGTGATTTCTGCTGGTGATGTTGGCTATTTAATATCTGGAATTAAGGAGGCTCGTGAAGTAAAAGTAGGTGATACGCTTACCGATGCGAAAACGCCAACTACCAATATGATTACTGGTTTTGAGGACGTAAAACCGATGGTATTTGCGGGAATTTATCCCGTAGATACGGAGGATTACGAGGAGCTTCGAAATTCTATGGAGAAACTTCAGCTGAATGATGCTTCGCTGGTATTTTTGCCAGAAAGTTCGGCAGCTCTGGGATTTGGTTTCCGTTGTGGATTCTTGGGAATGCTGCACATGGAGATTATTCAGGAGCGTCTTGAGCGTGAATTTAATATGACTGTAATTACTACGGTTCCCAACGTTTCGTACTTAGCTTATACTAAGAAAGATCCAGAAGTGGGAATGGTAGTAAATAATCCTTCTGACTTGCCTGAGCCTTCAAGACTTGATCATGTTGAAGAGCCTTACATTAAAGCGACGATCATTACAAAAGCAGATTTTGTAGGAAACGTAATGTCTTTATGTATCGAAAAACGTGGAGTAATTACAAATCAGACTTACTTAACAACTGAGCGTGTTGAATTGACTTTTGATATGCCTCTTGCAGAAATTGTATTTGACTTTTACGATAGATTGAAAACGGTTTCTAAAGGGTATGCATCTTTTGATTATACTCCAATCGGAATGCGTACTTCGAATCTGGTAAAAGTTGATATTTTGTTGAATGCTACAATTGTAGATGCACTTTCGTCTTTGATTCACGTTGATAATGCGCATCAAATTGGTAAAAAGATGTGCGAGAAATTGAAAGAATTGATTCCGCGTCAGCAGTTTGATATTCCGATTCAGGCAGCAATTGGTGTGAAAGTAATTGCTAGAGAGACGATCAAAGCACTTCGTAAGGACGTTACGGCAAAATGTTACGGTGGTGATATTTCGCGTAAGCGTAAGTTGCTTGAAAAGCAGAAAAAAGGTAAAAAGAGAATGCGTCAGGTAGGAAACGTAGAGATTCCGCAAGAAGCATTTATGGCGGTTTTGAAGTTGAATGACTAG